The following proteins come from a genomic window of Mariniflexile sp. TRM1-10:
- a CDS encoding trimeric intracellular cation channel family protein: MFFQIIEVLGTFAFSISGVLVALEKRMDVFGVFIIAFVTSVGGGTLRDVLIGQTPVTWMENMIYVYVIIAATIFSIIFRKRLDYLRVSLFLFDTIGIGLYTVVGIEKGLAIGLHPILCIALGTITACFGGVIRDILCNEIPVIFRKEVYATACILGGVTYFLLRELPIDNNIVFVISGSVVIAVRLIAVKFKISLPSLYKD, translated from the coding sequence ATGTTTTTTCAAATTATAGAAGTACTCGGAACCTTTGCTTTTTCCATTTCCGGGGTATTAGTGGCACTGGAAAAAAGAATGGACGTATTTGGCGTATTTATCATAGCTTTTGTAACGTCGGTTGGCGGCGGAACTTTAAGGGATGTTCTTATAGGGCAAACGCCGGTAACATGGATGGAAAACATGATTTATGTTTATGTCATTATAGCAGCCACCATTTTTTCCATCATATTCAGAAAACGCCTTGATTATTTAAGGGTTTCCTTGTTTTTGTTTGATACCATTGGTATTGGCTTATATACCGTTGTGGGTATAGAAAAAGGCTTGGCCATTGGTTTGCATCCCATTCTTTGTATTGCTTTAGGCACTATTACCGCTTGTTTTGGTGGGGTTATTAGGGATATTCTTTGTAATGAAATCCCCGTTATCTTTAGAAAAGAAGTGTACGCCACCGCCTGTATTTTAGGAGGGGTAACCTATTTTTTACTTAGGGAATTGCCTATAGATAATAATATCGTGTTCGTCATTTCCGGTTCGGTCGTTATTGCGGTGCGCTTGATAGCTGTTAAGTTTAAAATTAGTTTGCCTAGTTTGTATAAGGATTAG
- the yiaK gene encoding 3-dehydro-L-gulonate 2-dehydrogenase, with the protein MRIPFNQMQDVLYKLFVKYKFTEDKAKLMAKVYAESTLSGVNSHGINRIPSFIEYIENGLVKVDAEAEKVESFGSIERWDGHFGPGIINATKCTNRAVELAKHNGMGLVALRNTNHWMRGGTYGAQAADANCISILFTNTQPNMPPWGGKDSRIGNNPFIVSIPREQGHIVLDMAISQFAFGKINDYKLKGEKLPYFGGWDDNNELSNDPEKILLKERGLPIGYWKGSALSIILDMLATLLSAGNSTYKIGLKEFETGISQVYLCIYPEIFNDKNLQQKLISEIIDYTHDVEPMTPGDRTYYPGERSSLTKAKNLKLGIPVNEGIWQKIIALSI; encoded by the coding sequence ATGCGGATTCCATTCAATCAAATGCAGGATGTATTATACAAACTGTTCGTAAAATATAAGTTTACCGAAGATAAAGCTAAATTAATGGCTAAGGTATATGCTGAAAGCACGCTATCTGGTGTAAATTCCCATGGAATAAATCGGATCCCTTCCTTTATTGAATATATAGAAAATGGTCTGGTAAAAGTGGATGCTGAGGCCGAAAAGGTGGAAAGTTTTGGCAGTATTGAACGTTGGGATGGTCATTTTGGACCTGGCATTATCAATGCCACAAAATGTACAAATAGAGCAGTAGAATTGGCAAAACACAATGGAATGGGACTTGTAGCATTACGAAATACAAACCACTGGATGAGGGGTGGAACTTATGGAGCCCAAGCAGCTGATGCCAATTGTATTTCTATTCTATTTACAAATACACAACCCAATATGCCTCCTTGGGGCGGGAAAGACAGTCGGATTGGCAATAACCCATTTATTGTATCAATACCTAGGGAACAAGGACATATTGTATTGGATATGGCGATTTCACAATTTGCATTTGGAAAGATTAACGACTACAAACTAAAAGGCGAAAAGCTCCCTTATTTTGGTGGCTGGGATGATAACAACGAACTTTCTAATGATCCTGAAAAAATATTATTGAAGGAACGAGGATTACCTATTGGGTATTGGAAAGGTTCTGCGCTTTCAATAATTTTGGATATGTTGGCTACTTTATTATCGGCAGGAAACTCAACCTATAAAATAGGTTTAAAAGAATTTGAAACGGGAATTTCGCAAGTATATCTCTGTATTTACCCAGAAATTTTTAACGATAAAAATTTACAGCAAAAACTCATTAGTGAAATTATTGATTATACCCATGATGTGGAACCTATGACTCCTGGAGATAGAACTTACTATCCCGGGGAACGGAGCAGCTTAACCAAAGCTAAGAACTTAAAATTGGGCATCCCTGTAAACGAGGGTATTTGGCAAAAAATAATAGCCCTGTCTATATAA
- a CDS encoding peptidylprolyl isomerase → MKLVLLLSVFVLFLNCEDKQSKKKINPEKEITTVAKEEGLTGDEDTTDITNRAFPKLNSKNAMEFFLQYDKVHKENKVRLTTDFGTIDILLFNETKFHRSNFIFLTKQKYFNGTQFYRVIDNFMVQAGNSDDRKTSNKRTYIGKYLLPPDTKRGFKHDRGVVSMPSSDIDNPHKLASPYEFFIVQQQGGAHFLDGDYTIFGKVTSGMDVVDKIAAVETDDADWPLRNVYIRKVEIVE, encoded by the coding sequence ATGAAACTTGTATTGCTATTATCTGTTTTCGTTTTATTTCTAAATTGTGAAGATAAGCAAAGTAAAAAGAAAATAAATCCTGAAAAAGAAATAACAACCGTTGCTAAAGAGGAAGGGCTTACTGGCGATGAAGACACGACCGATATTACAAACCGTGCCTTCCCCAAGCTAAACTCTAAAAATGCCATGGAGTTCTTTCTGCAATACGACAAAGTGCATAAAGAAAACAAAGTGCGTTTAACAACCGACTTTGGGACTATTGATATTTTGTTGTTTAATGAAACCAAGTTCCACCGTTCGAACTTTATCTTTTTAACCAAGCAGAAGTACTTTAACGGCACCCAATTTTATAGAGTCATTGATAATTTTATGGTACAGGCAGGAAATAGCGATGATAGAAAAACCTCCAACAAACGTACCTATATAGGCAAATATTTATTGCCACCAGACACCAAACGTGGGTTTAAACACGACAGAGGCGTTGTATCGATGCCCAGTAGCGACATAGACAATCCGCATAAACTGGCATCACCCTATGAGTTTTTTATAGTGCAGCAACAAGGTGGCGCCCACTTTTTAGATGGTGATTACACTATTTTCGGAAAAGTAACCAGTGGGATGGACGTCGTAGATAAAATCGCAGCCGTTGAAACCGATGACGCCGATTGGCCCCTACGCAATGTTTATATTAGGAAGGTGGAGATTGTTGAGTGA
- a CDS encoding NUDIX hydrolase, giving the protein MNFDDFLIALSKIKNIPLPAQASQFKMVPPFRQELLKQQEEAIKTARRAGVLALFYPNTNQEAHLVLILRKTYHGVHSAQVGFPGGKLEAHDVSLEAAAIRETYEEVGVPIQQVEVLRGLSEVYIPPSNFYVHPFIGISKETPQFVKQDDEVEAIIEVALSHFLDDANIITQRVNTSYSVDVEVPAFKLNNYVVWGATAMMLSEIKDLLKQLM; this is encoded by the coding sequence ATGAATTTTGATGATTTTTTAATAGCGCTTTCAAAAATAAAAAATATACCGCTACCAGCCCAAGCATCTCAGTTTAAAATGGTGCCTCCTTTTAGGCAGGAACTGTTAAAACAACAAGAGGAGGCTATAAAAACAGCGAGAAGGGCAGGGGTATTGGCTTTATTTTACCCTAATACCAATCAGGAGGCGCACTTGGTTTTAATTCTTAGGAAAACCTACCATGGCGTCCATTCGGCACAGGTTGGGTTTCCTGGCGGGAAATTGGAAGCACACGACGTGTCATTGGAAGCTGCCGCCATAAGGGAAACTTATGAGGAAGTAGGCGTCCCCATACAACAGGTGGAAGTGTTAAGAGGATTATCTGAAGTTTACATTCCGCCGAGTAACTTTTATGTGCACCCCTTTATAGGGATTTCAAAGGAAACACCGCAGTTTGTTAAGCAAGACGATGAGGTGGAAGCCATTATTGAAGTCGCTTTGAGTCATTTTTTGGACGATGCCAATATCATTACCCAAAGAGTGAACACATCGTATAGTGTTGATGTAGAGGTGCCTGCGTTCAAGCTCAATAATTATGTGGTTTGGGGTGCAACTGCCATGATGTTAAGCGAGATAAAAGACTTGTTAAAACAACTTATGTAG
- a CDS encoding lysophospholipid acyltransferase family protein, whose product MGLFKRNPFGHILFIKKWLIRILGALTHRRFRGFNELQIEGSEIIKNLPDKNVLFISNHQTYFADVVAMFHVFNASLSGRTDSIKNVGYLWNPKLNIYYVAAKETMKAGLLPKILAYVGSISIERTWRAEGQDVNRQVKMSDISSIGKALDDGWVITFPQGTTTPFKPIRKGTAHIIKRYKPVVVPIVIDGFRRSFDKKGLRIKKKNILQSMEIKEPLVIDYENESTDDIVKRIEYSIEQHPSFLKVIPQKELEAQEALNKLREW is encoded by the coding sequence ATGGGATTGTTTAAAAGAAATCCATTCGGCCATATCCTTTTTATAAAAAAGTGGCTTATTAGAATTTTAGGGGCGCTTACACACAGGCGCTTCCGAGGATTTAATGAGCTCCAAATTGAGGGCTCAGAAATTATTAAAAACCTACCGGACAAAAACGTTCTGTTTATTTCCAATCACCAAACTTATTTTGCCGATGTCGTGGCGATGTTCCATGTGTTTAATGCCAGTTTAAGTGGGCGTACGGATTCCATTAAAAACGTAGGATATTTGTGGAACCCAAAACTGAATATCTATTACGTGGCAGCCAAAGAAACCATGAAAGCAGGGTTGCTGCCTAAAATTTTAGCCTATGTGGGTTCTATTAGTATTGAGCGTACATGGAGGGCCGAGGGACAGGATGTCAACCGCCAAGTAAAGATGAGCGATATTTCCAGTATCGGTAAAGCTTTGGACGATGGTTGGGTTATTACCTTTCCGCAAGGTACCACAACGCCCTTTAAACCGATTAGAAAAGGAACTGCCCATATTATAAAACGTTACAAACCCGTGGTCGTACCTATTGTTATTGATGGGTTTAGAAGATCGTTTGATAAAAAAGGCTTGCGTATTAAAAAGAAAAACATTCTGCAATCCATGGAAATAAAAGAGCCATTGGTTATTGATTATGAGAATGAATCTACCGACGATATTGTAAAACGTATTGAATACTCCATAGAGCAACACCCGTCTTTTTTAAAAGTGATTCCCCAAAAGGAACTGGAAGCGCAAGAGGCTTTGAACAAACTTCGGGAGTGGTGA
- a CDS encoding SulP family inorganic anion transporter — protein MKKEFIPKLFSLIKEGISKETVVRDALSGVIVGIVALPLAIAFAIASGVSPEKGIVTAIIAGIIISSFGGSRVQIGGPTGAFIVIVYGIVQEFGMNGLTIATFMAGFIIIGLGLARLGNLLKFIPYSLIVGFTSGIALIIFSSQVNDFFGLHIAKVPADFFDKWQVYFEHFNKVNWYAVAIAAVTVLMTLYFQKFIKKIPGSIVAILLSTIVVKMFEIPVDTIESNFGNIPNHFSAPSLPHVDFETVKLLIAPAFAIALLGSIESLLSAVVSDSMIGGKHRSNVELIAQGAANIVSSLFGGIPATGAIARTATNVKNGGRTPIAGIVHALVLLSIMLLFAPYAKLIPLSCLAGILMVVAYHMSEWRQFKSILRGNSMDIIILLTTFFLTVIFDLVIAIEIGIVLSSFMFMKRMSESVLVENITTDTVSGEHLFDEELLDLPKDVLLYEINGPLFFGAARQFQETITNTHFQPKVIIIRMRYVPLIDATGYQSLKEIIKSYQKRDVKVILSGIRDTLKSDFEKNGVYAVLDAQFIVADIKEAIRIAGGG, from the coding sequence ATGAAAAAAGAATTTATTCCCAAATTGTTTTCTCTTATAAAAGAAGGCATTTCTAAAGAGACTGTTGTAAGGGATGCACTTTCTGGGGTTATCGTGGGAATCGTAGCCCTTCCGCTTGCCATTGCTTTTGCCATTGCTTCTGGTGTGTCTCCGGAAAAAGGGATTGTAACGGCTATTATTGCAGGTATTATCATCTCAAGTTTTGGTGGCAGCCGCGTGCAAATAGGTGGCCCAACAGGGGCTTTTATTGTCATTGTTTATGGCATTGTTCAGGAATTTGGAATGAACGGATTGACCATCGCCACTTTTATGGCTGGGTTTATAATCATAGGTCTGGGCTTGGCACGTCTGGGTAACTTGCTAAAATTTATTCCCTATTCGCTTATTGTTGGTTTTACAAGTGGGATTGCCTTAATTATTTTTTCATCACAAGTCAATGACTTTTTCGGTTTGCATATCGCCAAAGTCCCTGCGGATTTCTTTGATAAATGGCAGGTCTATTTTGAGCATTTTAATAAAGTGAATTGGTATGCCGTGGCAATTGCTGCCGTAACCGTCCTTATGACTTTATATTTTCAAAAGTTTATAAAGAAAATACCTGGGTCTATCGTTGCTATTTTATTGTCGACCATTGTTGTTAAGATGTTTGAAATTCCTGTAGATACTATAGAAAGTAATTTTGGTAACATTCCGAATCATTTTAGTGCGCCATCATTACCGCATGTGGATTTCGAAACCGTAAAATTACTCATCGCACCTGCTTTTGCCATTGCTTTATTGGGTAGTATCGAATCCCTGCTTTCGGCAGTGGTATCCGATTCTATGATTGGGGGCAAACACCGATCCAATGTCGAATTAATAGCGCAAGGTGCTGCAAACATTGTATCGTCATTATTTGGTGGTATACCCGCTACAGGGGCTATAGCAAGAACGGCCACCAATGTTAAAAATGGCGGTAGAACGCCGATTGCAGGCATCGTTCATGCATTGGTTTTATTGTCCATCATGCTGTTGTTTGCACCGTATGCCAAGTTGATTCCGCTTTCTTGTCTTGCAGGTATTTTAATGGTCGTGGCATACCACATGAGCGAATGGCGCCAATTCAAATCCATTTTAAGGGGGAATAGCATGGATATTATCATTTTATTAACCACGTTTTTCCTTACGGTGATTTTCGACTTGGTTATCGCCATCGAAATAGGTATTGTGCTTTCCAGCTTTATGTTTATGAAACGCATGAGTGAGTCTGTGCTTGTTGAAAACATCACAACGGATACTGTAAGCGGCGAACATTTATTTGATGAAGAGCTTCTGGACTTACCCAAGGATGTGTTGCTATATGAAATAAACGGGCCTTTGTTTTTTGGAGCGGCACGCCAATTTCAGGAAACCATCACCAATACCCATTTTCAGCCTAAAGTGATCATCATCCGGATGCGCTATGTGCCTTTAATAGATGCTACGGGCTATCAAAGTTTAAAGGAAATCATCAAATCTTACCAAAAGCGAGATGTCAAAGTTATTTTGTCCGGGATACGCGACACATTAAAAAGCGACTTCGAAAAGAATGGGGTGTATGCCGTTTTGGATGCCCAATTTATAGTGGCTGATATCAAAGAGGCTATTAGAATAGCTGGGGGAGGTTGA
- a CDS encoding MGH1-like glycoside hydrolase domain-containing protein yields MIQKGSEAERLAVPNAYKNWKKWGPYLAERQWGTVREDYSMHGESWEFIDHEKARSNAYRWGEEGIGGFCDSREILCLAPAFWNGKDPILKERLFGLTNNQGNHGEDVKELYFHQVSSPTHSYCKYLYKYPQNEFPYGDLVNGNRKSREDYEHELLDTGVFKNNAYFDCYIEYAKANVDDILMKVTVVNRGTKAADIHVLPHLWFRNFWKHNKRYARPSMKSISGNKVQSRSIRNGRYYLYHEDGEQLFCENETNNERIYNFPNDVDYVKDGINDHVINGEATVNPEKTGSKFAVWHQLNLKPGEEKSIRLRLSKTKIKDPWADFDAVFHQRISDCEAFYTETIKTDIPEAHQAIAKSAFSGLLWTKQFYYNDVFKWLFGGPGEAAPNRANMRNYNWQHLTNRHVISMPDKWEYPWYAAWDLAFHMASFVEIDPFFAKEQLLLVLQENYMHPNGQIPAYEWNFSDVNPPVHSYAVWNVYEKDKNYTGRGDTEFLEKAFQKLLLNFTWWVNQKDKNGTDLFEGGFLGLDNIGVFDRNHMPPGITRMQQADATSWMALFTLNMLRMSLELAKTNKIYEEAAAKFFRHFLNIAWAMHHIGKKDISLWDDEDNFYYDVVEMANGTTNRLRVRSLVGVIPMFAVEIMHKDLFEELKDFRLRANEIIRTRPDLASLISNLDDTNADGNYLFSIMRGFRLEHLLIRLLDENEFLSDYGIRSLSKYHEAHPFVFEHHGHYQIQYEPGESRSNMFGGNSNWRGPIWMPLNYMIIQSLRKYYTFYGDSYQYEFPTGSGHKLNLKQIANELTKRLIKLFEVNSDGKFQYHADDPNHVFSKDEHFKNLHLFYEFFDGDTGKGLGASHQTGWTALIANLIMEVE; encoded by the coding sequence ATGATTCAAAAAGGTTCTGAAGCAGAAAGATTGGCAGTGCCCAACGCCTATAAAAACTGGAAAAAATGGGGGCCATACCTGGCAGAAAGACAATGGGGAACCGTTAGGGAAGATTACAGTATGCATGGTGAGTCATGGGAGTTTATAGACCATGAAAAAGCGCGTAGCAATGCCTACCGTTGGGGCGAAGAAGGCATAGGTGGTTTTTGCGATTCGCGGGAAATCCTGTGTTTGGCACCGGCATTCTGGAATGGTAAGGATCCTATTTTAAAGGAACGCCTCTTTGGACTTACCAACAACCAAGGAAATCATGGGGAAGATGTTAAGGAACTTTATTTTCACCAAGTGTCTTCGCCAACGCATTCCTATTGCAAGTACCTTTATAAGTATCCGCAAAACGAATTCCCGTATGGTGATTTGGTAAACGGCAATCGGAAAAGCCGTGAGGATTATGAGCATGAATTATTGGATACAGGAGTCTTTAAAAACAATGCCTATTTTGATTGTTATATTGAATACGCCAAAGCCAATGTCGATGATATCCTTATGAAGGTGACAGTAGTAAATCGGGGAACTAAAGCTGCCGATATCCATGTGTTGCCACATTTGTGGTTTCGTAACTTTTGGAAACACAACAAGCGTTATGCACGCCCGAGTATGAAATCCATTTCGGGAAACAAGGTGCAATCCAGAAGCATTAGAAATGGCAGGTATTACCTGTATCATGAGGACGGCGAACAGTTATTCTGTGAAAACGAAACCAATAATGAGCGTATATATAATTTTCCTAATGATGTCGATTATGTAAAAGATGGCATCAACGACCACGTGATAAACGGTGAGGCTACGGTCAACCCCGAAAAGACAGGTTCTAAATTCGCCGTTTGGCACCAGTTAAACCTAAAGCCTGGTGAAGAAAAAAGCATCAGGCTACGTTTAAGCAAAACCAAGATAAAAGACCCTTGGGCAGATTTCGATGCGGTATTCCACCAACGCATCAGCGACTGTGAAGCTTTTTATACCGAAACCATTAAAACCGACATTCCCGAAGCCCACCAAGCCATTGCAAAAAGTGCTTTTTCGGGCTTGTTATGGACCAAGCAATTCTATTATAACGATGTGTTTAAATGGCTGTTTGGAGGTCCGGGGGAAGCTGCCCCCAATCGGGCGAACATGCGTAATTACAATTGGCAGCACCTTACCAACAGACACGTTATTTCCATGCCCGACAAGTGGGAATACCCGTGGTATGCCGCTTGGGATTTGGCGTTTCATATGGCGTCGTTTGTAGAAATCGATCCTTTTTTTGCCAAAGAACAGTTGTTGTTAGTGTTGCAGGAAAACTATATGCACCCCAACGGACAAATTCCAGCTTATGAGTGGAATTTTAGCGACGTGAACCCGCCCGTGCATTCGTATGCCGTTTGGAACGTGTATGAAAAAGATAAAAACTATACGGGCAGAGGCGACACCGAATTTTTGGAAAAAGCCTTTCAAAAACTGCTGCTCAACTTTACGTGGTGGGTCAACCAAAAGGATAAGAATGGTACCGATCTGTTTGAAGGAGGCTTTTTAGGTTTGGACAATATTGGGGTGTTCGACCGCAACCACATGCCACCGGGGATTACCAGAATGCAGCAAGCGGATGCCACCAGTTGGATGGCGCTATTTACGCTTAATATGCTGCGTATGTCACTGGAACTGGCAAAAACCAACAAAATTTATGAGGAAGCCGCGGCTAAGTTTTTTAGGCATTTCCTTAATATCGCTTGGGCGATGCACCATATAGGTAAAAAGGACATTTCGCTTTGGGATGATGAAGATAATTTTTATTACGATGTGGTAGAAATGGCAAATGGCACGACCAATCGCTTAAGGGTACGCTCTTTAGTAGGTGTGATTCCTATGTTTGCCGTAGAGATAATGCATAAGGATTTGTTTGAAGAGTTAAAGGACTTTAGGCTGAGGGCCAACGAAATTATAAGAACCCGACCCGACCTGGCGTCATTAATCTCGAATTTAGACGACACCAATGCCGATGGCAACTACCTGTTCTCCATCATGCGTGGGTTTAGATTGGAGCATTTGTTGATACGTTTGTTGGATGAAAACGAGTTCCTCTCCGATTACGGGATTCGTTCCCTGTCCAAGTACCACGAAGCGCACCCGTTTGTGTTTGAGCATCACGGACACTACCAAATTCAGTACGAACCGGGTGAGAGCCGTTCCAATATGTTTGGCGGTAATTCCAATTGGCGTGGCCCTATCTGGATGCCTTTAAATTATATGATCATTCAGTCGCTACGTAAGTATTACACTTTTTATGGTGATAGTTATCAGTATGAGTTTCCTACGGGCTCGGGTCATAAACTCAACCTCAAACAGATTGCTAACGAACTGACCAAACGCTTAATAAAACTGTTTGAAGTTAATTCCGATGGTAAGTTTCAATACCACGCCGACGACCCCAACCACGTGTTTTCAAAAGACGAACATTTTAAAAACCTGCACTTGTTTTACGAGTTTTTTGATGGTGACACGGGTAAAGGCCTGGGTGCGTCACATCAAACGGGGTGGACTGCGTTGATTGCGAATTTGATTATGGAAGTTGAGTGA